Part of the Paenibacillus sp. JNUCC32 genome is shown below.
TTTATCTTGGGATTTATTAAAAGCATCCACCATGGTTTGGATCTGTTCCTGCCCTTCTCCGCCCCAGTCTCCCCAGAAGGTCAGCACCGTTTTGCCGCCGCTGGCCTCTCCGCCGGAGGAGCCGCCGCTGCCCCCTGAGCAGCCTGCAAGAAGCCCAATCACAACTATCATCGACCATACGATCTTCCACTGCTTTTTCATTCGTTAACCCTCCCTTATGAATTCCAAGCTTGGTTCGCCGCTTCATCCCGCTGCTAGCTTTACCGTTTAACCTCGATACCGGAACACAACAGCACCAGTTCGCAAAACATCATATTGGCCCATGAAAACCAAGGCCGGGTATATTCCTGCGGCCGATCCACATGAAACCCTTCATGCATGAGCCCGGTTCCTCCGTCCGTTGCCAGCAGCAGTTCAAGGAGGCGCTGCCGCTCGGCTTCATCCTGTTCGGTCATCCCTTGCATCGCAAGCGCAATATGCCATATGTATTGATCGGGCGTATGCGGACTGCCGATGCCGGATGCAGCGGTCCCGGAGAAGTAGTACGGGTTCCGCTCACTCAAGATAAACCTCCGCGTATTCGCGTATATCGGATCTTCCGCATTTCGGTATCCCAAGTACGGAATGGACAGCAGGCTGGGCACATTCGCGTCGTCCATCAGGTTAACCGAACCCAATCCATCCACCTCGTATGCATAGATAGGGCCGCATTCCAGATGCTCCACAATGCCGCACCGCTGTATGCCGGCTTCGATCTGTGCCGCTAGCCCCTCCGCCGCCGCTGCCAGCTCCCGATCCTTCAGAATCTCCTCGGCAATCTCCGTCACATACCCCAGCACAACGACCGCAAACATGTTCGACGGAACCAGGTAACCGTAGGCACAAGCATCGTCGCTCGGCCTGAAGCCGGACCAGGTCATGCCGGTATATGCCGTCTCCGCTCCTTTTCCGCCACGGACCAGCGTATCCGACGGAGGGCAGTTGCTCCGCTCGAAGGTGTAAGCCGATTTCTGTTCATGGTGCTGCTCTGTCGTCCACAACTCGATAATCTGCCGCACGCCTGCCCGAAAGGTTTCGTCAAAATGGCCGGTTCTTCCGGAGTTTTTCCACAGCAGGTAGCTGAGCTGGATCGGATAACACAGCGAATCGATCTCGTATTTCCGTTCCCAAATCCACGGACTCATCTCGGTTGCATCATCCTGATGTCCCATCCCGTTTGCAGACTCATTGAACGCATTGGCATACGGATCCCGCAGAATATAGTCAAACTGGCGCCTGACCACGCCCTGGATCATGTCGCCGATCTCGCGGTCCTCTCCAAGCACCAGGAAGGGCCTGACCTGCGCAGCCGAATCGCGCAGCCACATGGCAGGAATATCCCCAGTAATGACAAACGTCGTGCCGTCCTCCATTCGCTTCAAGGTGGTATTCCAGGTATTGGCTAGGCATCTCTCGAACATGTCAGCCGTTCGTTTCGGCTGCTTCGCCCGAACCATGTCCGATAACCGCCTAATGGCCTCTGGCAGTTCAGTTATGGATTGCACGTGATGTTCCCCTTTCACTTGATGGAATTATGAAACCGTTATCACGAATCAGTATATTGTTATCTAGTTAATATGTCAATATATAAAATAAATTAAATGTTATATTAGGCGTTGGGTGAACGTCGACACAAAAACAACGCCGCTCCTCACCGAGTTAAGAACAAAAAAACCATGCGCTCACAGGTTCGTGAGCGCATGGTTTGCATGCGTGCAAGGGTAAGTGAAAACATTACAAACATTCCGTTTCACGTTTCCTCTTTGTAAGGTTCAACCTCCAAGGTTTTCGTTATCGAATTCGAATTTCCATTTGGTCGGTCAGGGAATTACAAATGCGCCGGTCACTTTCCAACACACCATGCATCGAAGGCTGCGCCAGCTGCGCAGACGTTTGAACAAGTTTCTGCTATTCCTTGACAGGACCGGTAGATGCGCCAACCACCAATTCCGCAGGCAATCTCTTCTCGACCGCAACCGCGTCGTGGTTCATGATGCCCAGCACCGTCTCGATCGCCAGCCTTCCCATCTCTTCCTCGTTCTGTCGCATATGGGTAAACAAGTACCCCTCACCGATATTTAATTGCGGACTGTCGAAGCATATGATCGATACATCCTCCGGGACCCGCAAACCGAGACGTTCAGCTGCAACCTTAGCAAGCAATGCAATATTGTACTCAATCGCAAAAAAAGCGGTAATCGACGGATGATCCTGCAAATGCTGCATGATCCGCTGTATTTCCCGTTCAATATTGCTTTCGTAGAAAGCATTGGGCAGCGTGGCCGTTACGTCACTGATCCAGATTTCCTTGTCAAACGCGATGCCCCGGGCGGCATGAGCCTGAACGAATCCTTCAATCCGCTCTTCGACCGCCGTCGTATCTCTCGGCGGAGGAGACAGCAGGCAAATATGGCGATGACCCAAATCGAATAAATGCTCCACCGCCTGCACGGCTGCCCCAAGATTATCCGTGCTGATGGAAGCCGCAGCGACCCCCTTCAGCTTGCGGTCAATCAGGACGAGCGGGAAGCGGGCAATGACCATTTTCAATATTTCGGCATTAAAATATTCACCCTGCGCGGGAAATACGATAAGACCGTTCACGCCGAGATTGCGCAGCTTCTGGATGGACAATTCCTCATTATCCTGGTCCCCGAACGTTCTGCGCAGGACCAGAAAGCAGTCATTCTCCCTGGAATACTGCTCCATGCTGTAGATCAGCCGCGTCCCGTAGCTTGAAGAAAAATCCGTGATGACCAGGCCGATCATTTTCTCCCGGCCGGCCGTTCCCGTTTCTGTGCTCTCTGAGGAGATGGGTTCCCTGTGTACCACAGGCTCTTCCGGATCGGCTACGAACGATCCCTTGCCCGGCTTGCGCACGATCACGCCTTCTGCCGCCAGCAGATCCAAGGCTTTCTTGCTCGTGATTCGGCTAACTCCGTACTCATCCGCAAGTTCCTTCTCTGATGGAACTTTATCTCCAATCCGAAACATATGGGTTGAGATCTTTCGCTTCATCTCGTTAAAAATCTGTTCATACATCGGCTTCGTGGAAGCTGCATCTTTCAAATTGATATCCCTCCAACGGTACTCCAAAACCTGCTAATTTATATAACAATATAACATGATATATTAAAATTGTCCATGTTGAACGATGATCGCTCACAGATTCATCACATCCCCTATTTGCTTGAAACAGCACCATACAAACTCATCACTTGAACAATGCATGATCAACCCGACCATTGCCCATTCTATAATCCATATACTTAAATTTTTGCGGGGGAGGAAGATTAGTTGGAGCGTTTTGACCCGGAACTCGTCTTTTTTGAGCCGGATGCGTTGGAGTATCCGCTTGGAAAGAAGCTGCAAGCATGGTTTGAGGAATTAGGCACACCCATCAAAATGACCACCTCCCATAATCGGGTAACCGGCATTCCGGGGGAGACCGAAACCGAAAAATACCGAAACGCCAAACGCACCCTAGTCGTTGGGATTAGGAAGACCTTGGATTTCGACACGTCCAAGCCTTCTGCGGAGTATGCCATCCCGCTGACGACGGGATGTGCAGGACATTGTCATTACTGCTACCTGCAAACCACCATGAGCTCGAAGCCTTATGTCCGGATTTATGTCAATCTGGATGAAATTTTGGACCGAGCGAAGCAGTACATCGCTGAGCGGTCGCCCGAAATCACCCGGTTCGAGGCCGCTTGTACCGGCGATCCCGTATCTCTGGAGCATTTGACCGGGGCACTGGCCTATTACATTGAATTTATGGCCAAGCAGGACCATGGCCGACTGCGATTCGTGACGAAATTCGCCAACATCGATTCCCTGCTCAATATCGATCACGGCGGCCATACCAGGGTACGCTTCTCCATCAATTCCGATTATGTGATCCGTTATTTCGAGCCGGGTACCTCTTCCTTCGAAGAACGCATTGAAGCCGCGGGGAAAATTGCCGAAGCCGGATATCCGTTAGGTTTCATCATTGCCCCGATCGTCAAATATGACGGATGGCAGGAAGGATACTGGCATTTATTAGAGAAGCTCCATGAGCGATTGAGCCATGTGGAGGTTAAGGATCTGACGTTTGAGCTCATTCAGCACCGGTTTACCAAAACGGCCAAAAACACCATTTTGAAACGGTACCCCAAAACCAAGCTGGACATGGATGAGGAGGACCGGCAGTTAAAGTGGGGAAGATATGGAAAATTCAAGTATGTCTATAAGGCCGAAACCGTCGAGGAGTTTCAGCAGCTGTTCGAAAAGGGAATCCAAGAATATTTCCCGCGCGCGGAAATTGCCTATTTTGTCTAAAATACCCGGGAACGCCAGTCATTTGATGTACCCAAAAGCAACAAATAACGGACACCTCCCGGTGCCCGTTATTCTTATGAACTGTATCTATTCCCTTCCGCTCTTCATCGAAGGGCCGCAAACTCTTCGGCCTTATGATCTTGGTCGTACATCCAAACCTCAATCTCATGGATATCCATCGGCTTTCCGTAATAGTAACCCTGCATGACATGACACCCGAGCCCTGTCAAAAAGTCGATATGCTCCTTGTTCTCCACGCCTTCGGCGATTACGTCCAGATTCAGCTTTTCCGCCATAAGAACGACGGCGTTGACGATGGCTCGCTTGCTGGGCGTGTCCAAATCATTGGTGAACTGGCGGTCCAGCTTCAGGGCATCAATCGGAATCCGGTCCAAGAGCCCAATCGAGGAATAGCCGGTTCCGAAATCATCCATGGAGACCTTAACCCCTAAGGATCGGATACTCCCAAGCTGACGGATGATATCGTTCACATCGTGCAGCACCATGGACTCCGTAATCTCCAGCTCTAACAACCGCGGCTCCAAATCTGCCTTGCGCAGCACGTTTTGAATCAGCTCCAGCAGATTGTCGCCATGAAATAAACGGACCGATAGATTCACCGAGACCGGCTGGACAACCCCGCTATCCTGCCACACCCTGCACTGCTTGCATGCTTCTTCAAGCGTCCATCGGGTCATCGGAATAATCAGCCCCGTCTCTTCCGCTATCGGAATGAATTCCTGAGGGGAAATCACGCCGAGTCGGGGATGCTTCCAGCGAAGCAGCGCCTCGAATCCGACCAAGCGGTCGCTTTGCACATTCCATTTCGGCTGATACACGATGAAGAACTCCTTCATCTCCAGCGCTCTTTGCAGGTCCTTCTCCAATTCCATCTTGCGAACCTCTTGAAGCCCCATCTCCTCGTCATAAAGGCATTGCTGATTCTTGCCGAGCCCCTTCGCTTTATACATCGCGGTGTCGGCATTCTTCAGCAGCGTCGTACGATCCGAGCTATGGACGGAACCGATGCTGATGCCGATGCTAACCGTCACATACAGCTCGTTGCCGTCGATATGGTACACCTTTTTAATTTGTTGGAGTATATCATCGGCTAAGCGCTGGGCATAATTCGGGTCGCTTTGCTTCAAAATAACCAGAAATTCGTCGCCCCCGATCCGGAACACCTGCTGGCCGCTTCGAATGAATTGACGCAGCCGCTTGCCCACTTCCTGAACCAGCAAATCCCCGACATTATGACCCAGCGTATCGTTGATGGCCTTAAATTGGTCCAGATCCAGAAACAGGATCGTGATCTTATCCGTTTCGGCATTCGTCCTGAAGAACCGGTTCATCTCATTGCGGTTGGGCAATCCCGTGATCGTATCCTGGTAGGCCAGCTTTTCCAGCACATGCCGGTCAAAGAACATCGCGCCCCAGGAAATCAACAGAATAGCAAAAATCGCAACCGTCACGCAGTACAAGAGGAAGAAATCCACAGACTGCGGCTGATGCGTCATCATGCCGGCATGCGCTTCAAATCGCGCCGCCTTCATCCCTGTATAATGCATCCCGCACACGGCGAATCCCATGACAACCGCCGAGCCCCACTTGAGAAAGCTGGACTTGGAATGGTTGCGAAAACGAAGAAACAATAATAAGGCCGCATAGGAGGCCGCCAGCGCAATGACGGCGGACAATATCCAAAAGACGGGATCGTAACGAATGTCGGCGTGTACGACCATGGCTTCCATTCCCATGTAATGCATCGTCACGATGCCGCTTCCCATAACGAAACCGCCAATGGCGATTTTGGACCAGTTAATATCCTTGGGCATGGTGATATAAAACGCGATGAATGAGGAAATCACGCTGGCCAGCATCGACATGATGGTCAGAAAGGCATCGTACTTCACGTTCATATTCATGTGCATCGCCAGCATGCCGACAAAATGCATGGACCAAATGCCGCTTCCCATGACCATGGCTCCCCCGAATAGCCAAAAAAACTTGGATTTGCCGTTCGCGTCCGAAATTTTGGACGTAATATTCAAAGCCGAGTATGAAGCAAGTATAGCGATCGCAATTGAAAGCCCAACAATATACAAGTTATAATTGCCGTCCATCTGAGCTGTGCACACTCCTTTTGTGAGTAATCCTTAGGTCCTATGAAATTCATACGTTACCCGAGAGACAAACGTTTCTATTAATTCAAGGATGGCTCTCCCTGCATACCCAAAGTGATAATTCTTATGGTTACGGCCCGCCCGGCCCTGAGTCTTCTACCTATTATATCTTTAGTAACTATTCAATTTCTCGACAAACTCCGTTTTGGCCGAAACTTTCGGAACCCGCATGAGTCCAAAGGACTATATATTCCACAATATCCCTGCCTTTCCTTCTAACCGATTTAAAATAATGGCACGCAGAACGGACATTTCAGCCGGATGGATAACGTGAAAAACAAAAAAACTGCCGACTCATTCCCTCAGGTCAGCAGCTTTTATCATGACTTCATGGAGCACTTACCTTCGTTTCTCCATTCATATACTTCTCGCCCCACTCACAGATTTGATCCAGGATGGGCTGCAGTGAAACGCCCAATTCGCTCAGCTCGTACACGACCTTCGGCGGCACTTGATTAAAGACCGTTCGCGTAATAATCCCATCCTCCTCCAGCTCCCGAAGGGTCTGGGTTAACATCTTCTGCGTAATATCCGGCATCTCTTTCTTAATTTCACTCGTACGCTTGGGCCCATAACTAAGGTGGCACAGCACAACGATCTTCCACTTGCCGCCGATCACCTCCATGGTGGCTTCGGACGGAATATGGTATTGCCGATCGCGATTCATAAGATCCTCTCACCTCCCGGACGTAAAATTACTGCGACTATGAAGGGCACTTTAGGGTGCTAATAGCACCTTTAGGTACCTATAGAACAAATAAGTGCGTACTTCCTTCCAGCCATTATATGATACATAATCCCCTTATACCAGTACTGCAAGAAAACAAAGCACATTCAACACATTATAGAAGAAAGCGAAGGTGATTCATGATGAAAGTACTGACCGTTGTCACTCATCCCAGAGTGAACTCCTTTACATTTGCTGTCACGGAGCGATTTGTGCAGGGGCTTCAAGATGCCGGACATGAGACGGAGGTTCTGGATCTTCACCGCATCGGTTTCGATCCGGTTCTGTGGGAGGCGGACGAACCCGATTGGTCTGATGCTGGCAAGGTTTTCTCCGCTGAGGTTGAAAACGAGATCGCGCGAATGAAACAGCACGACGCGCTGGCATATATTTTCCCGGTATGGTGGTACGGGGTTCCGGCTATGCTGAAGGGATATATCGACCGTGTCTGGAATCACGGCTTCGCATATGGCGGCGGTTCCAAGCTCCATCACAAGAAGGCGTTATGGATCGCATTGGCAGGAGCGTCGGAGGACCATTTTGCCAAGCGGAGCTATGATACGATGCTGTCCCATTCTCTCAACGTCGGCATGGCCAACTATTCCGGAATCGAAGATTCCCGAGTGGAATTCTTCTACGATACGTTAGAGGGCAGGCCGGAGCACATGGAGAGCCTGCTGGAGCGGGCATATCAGCTGGGGCTGCATTATGCGGGCTCGGGAGTACATGTGAAGTGAAGGCTCCCTAGTGGAGTTAGAGCTTTGTTCATACAATAAAAATAAATCGGCCTCGCTCTTGAGGCCGATTTATTTTTACTGTACTTCGGATCGTTCGCTCTCACTTCATGGATACGTCAGTAAGGAGCGGCGGAATCCAGGTTGGCCTCAACCGTTGGTCATTACTGCTGTGACACCAATAACCAAAATTTGAAACATTTCGGTCATTTTTACCGTACATATAATCAATGGAAAAATAACGGAAGAGGAGGAGTGCCGTCGATGATGCCCCAAGGACCGTCTTTTGGCGGAGGTTTTGATTTTATGTTTACGCTGGTTCCCATTCTGATCGGGATTGTATTCGTCATTGTGATTGTGGGCTTCATCTCCAATGGCGCTCGTTATGTTAAGAATGCCAAGTCCCCGCGCACTTCCGAGTTTGCCCGGGTGGTCTCCAAACGGATGGATGTCCGCCATCATACCAATCACCACAACAACGATAACGGAATGATGCACGCCAACCATTCATCCCGTACGTATTACTACATCACGCTCGAATTTGATAATGGAGAACGAAAAGAGTACCTTGACGTCAAGAATCTGTACGGTCTTGTTGTGGAGGGAGATACCGGCTATGCCGCCATCCAGGGCGACTGGATCGTCGCGTTTGAGCGGAATATGCAGCCGCAGTCGTAACCGGACGCGTTTACAGTAAAAATGAAGACGCATCGCGTCTCCGTATTTTATTTGCACGGTCCCTTAAGAACAGAAGAGCCTCAGTCCGCGGTGAACCCGGACTAAGGCTCTTCTTGTTGAATCGACTTGAATGGTTAATATTTAATCTTATCCTTTACGCATTGCTGCTTGTTTCGATGGGTTCATTCACTTCGATTAATTCAACGACGGCCTCGCTCTTCAGCGTATTGCCGATCGTGCATGCACGCTCTACGACGGATTTCAGCTTCTCCTTGTAGGCAGGCTCCAGCGTTGGCGGCAGTGTTACAAGGACGTTGAAATGCGAGAATTTATTGCTTTTATCCTCTGCTTTTACCGACGACACTTCGATATGAATGGAAGACTTATCATATTCCACGCCGTCGTAAGCCATTATTTTTTGGAGCGAGATGGATACGCACAGCGCCAGGGACGCTTCCAGCAGCTCTCTTGGAGACAAGCCGCCCTCCAGATTCGGGCCGTGGTTTCCCGCGATCTGAAACCCGGCCTCATTGAATATCCGATCCTGGCCTTCTACGATTTGTAACGTTGTCATGGTCCTTCTCTCCTTTTGGTTGGGGTTGCGAACTTATCTGTTCTAGTCAACAAGATGACAGGCGACCTTATGGCCCGGCCGCACTTCTCTTACAGCCGGTATGTCTGTTCTGCATACATCGGTTGCATAGGGACAGCGCGTGTGGAAAACACAGCCGCTCGGCGGCGATATCGGGGACGGGATTTCCCCCCGCAACATGATCCGTTCCTTTAATCGGCTGCGGTTAAAATCCGGTACGGCCGAGAACAGCGCCTTCGTATAGGGATGCAACGGCTCATGGAACAAATCGTCCGTCAAAGCCTCTTCCATTATTTTTCCGAGATACATAATGCCAATCCGATCCGAAATATACCGAACCACGCTGATATCATGCGTAATAAATAATAGCGTTAGTTTCATTTCGCGCTGCAGGCGCTTGAGCATGTTCAGAATTTGCGACTGGATGGACACGTCCAGGGCGGAGACCGGCTCGTCGCACACGA
Proteins encoded:
- a CDS encoding DUF2500 domain-containing protein gives rise to the protein MMPQGPSFGGGFDFMFTLVPILIGIVFVIVIVGFISNGARYVKNAKSPRTSEFARVVSKRMDVRHHTNHHNNDNGMMHANHSSRTYYYITLEFDNGERKEYLDVKNLYGLVVEGDTGYAAIQGDWIVAFERNMQPQS
- a CDS encoding winged helix-turn-helix transcriptional regulator, yielding MNRDRQYHIPSEATMEVIGGKWKIVVLCHLSYGPKRTSEIKKEMPDITQKMLTQTLRELEEDGIITRTVFNQVPPKVVYELSELGVSLQPILDQICEWGEKYMNGETKVSAP
- the splB gene encoding spore photoproduct lyase, with the translated sequence MERFDPELVFFEPDALEYPLGKKLQAWFEELGTPIKMTTSHNRVTGIPGETETEKYRNAKRTLVVGIRKTLDFDTSKPSAEYAIPLTTGCAGHCHYCYLQTTMSSKPYVRIYVNLDEILDRAKQYIAERSPEITRFEAACTGDPVSLEHLTGALAYYIEFMAKQDHGRLRFVTKFANIDSLLNIDHGGHTRVRFSINSDYVIRYFEPGTSSFEERIEAAGKIAEAGYPLGFIIAPIVKYDGWQEGYWHLLEKLHERLSHVEVKDLTFELIQHRFTKTAKNTILKRYPKTKLDMDEEDRQLKWGRYGKFKYVYKAETVEEFQQLFEKGIQEYFPRAEIAYFV
- a CDS encoding glycoside hydrolase family 125 protein is translated as MVRAKQPKRTADMFERCLANTWNTTLKRMEDGTTFVITGDIPAMWLRDSAAQVRPFLVLGEDREIGDMIQGVVRRQFDYILRDPYANAFNESANGMGHQDDATEMSPWIWERKYEIDSLCYPIQLSYLLWKNSGRTGHFDETFRAGVRQIIELWTTEQHHEQKSAYTFERSNCPPSDTLVRGGKGAETAYTGMTWSGFRPSDDACAYGYLVPSNMFAVVVLGYVTEIAEEILKDRELAAAAEGLAAQIEAGIQRCGIVEHLECGPIYAYEVDGLGSVNLMDDANVPSLLSIPYLGYRNAEDPIYANTRRFILSERNPYYFSGTAASGIGSPHTPDQYIWHIALAMQGMTEQDEAERQRLLELLLATDGGTGLMHEGFHVDRPQEYTRPWFSWANMMFCELVLLCSGIEVKR
- a CDS encoding GntR family transcriptional regulator, which produces MKDAASTKPMYEQIFNEMKRKISTHMFRIGDKVPSEKELADEYGVSRITSKKALDLLAAEGVIVRKPGKGSFVADPEEPVVHREPISSESTETGTAGREKMIGLVITDFSSSYGTRLIYSMEQYSRENDCFLVLRRTFGDQDNEELSIQKLRNLGVNGLIVFPAQGEYFNAEILKMVIARFPLVLIDRKLKGVAAASISTDNLGAAVQAVEHLFDLGHRHICLLSPPPRDTTAVEERIEGFVQAHAARGIAFDKEIWISDVTATLPNAFYESNIEREIQRIMQHLQDHPSITAFFAIEYNIALLAKVAAERLGLRVPEDVSIICFDSPQLNIGEGYLFTHMRQNEEEMGRLAIETVLGIMNHDAVAVEKRLPAELVVGASTGPVKE
- a CDS encoding NAD(P)H oxidoreductase; its protein translation is MKVLTVVTHPRVNSFTFAVTERFVQGLQDAGHETEVLDLHRIGFDPVLWEADEPDWSDAGKVFSAEVENEIARMKQHDALAYIFPVWWYGVPAMLKGYIDRVWNHGFAYGGGSKLHHKKALWIALAGASEDHFAKRSYDTMLSHSLNVGMANYSGIEDSRVEFFYDTLEGRPEHMESLLERAYQLGLHYAGSGVHVK
- a CDS encoding OsmC family protein, producing MTTLQIVEGQDRIFNEAGFQIAGNHGPNLEGGLSPRELLEASLALCVSISLQKIMAYDGVEYDKSSIHIEVSSVKAEDKSNKFSHFNVLVTLPPTLEPAYKEKLKSVVERACTIGNTLKSEAVVELIEVNEPIETSSNA
- a CDS encoding bifunctional diguanylate cyclase/phosphodiesterase, with translation MDGNYNLYIVGLSIAIAILASYSALNITSKISDANGKSKFFWLFGGAMVMGSGIWSMHFVGMLAMHMNMNVKYDAFLTIMSMLASVISSFIAFYITMPKDINWSKIAIGGFVMGSGIVTMHYMGMEAMVVHADIRYDPVFWILSAVIALAASYAALLLFLRFRNHSKSSFLKWGSAVVMGFAVCGMHYTGMKAARFEAHAGMMTHQPQSVDFFLLYCVTVAIFAILLISWGAMFFDRHVLEKLAYQDTITGLPNRNEMNRFFRTNAETDKITILFLDLDQFKAINDTLGHNVGDLLVQEVGKRLRQFIRSGQQVFRIGGDEFLVILKQSDPNYAQRLADDILQQIKKVYHIDGNELYVTVSIGISIGSVHSSDRTTLLKNADTAMYKAKGLGKNQQCLYDEEMGLQEVRKMELEKDLQRALEMKEFFIVYQPKWNVQSDRLVGFEALLRWKHPRLGVISPQEFIPIAEETGLIIPMTRWTLEEACKQCRVWQDSGVVQPVSVNLSVRLFHGDNLLELIQNVLRKADLEPRLLELEITESMVLHDVNDIIRQLGSIRSLGVKVSMDDFGTGYSSIGLLDRIPIDALKLDRQFTNDLDTPSKRAIVNAVVLMAEKLNLDVIAEGVENKEHIDFLTGLGCHVMQGYYYGKPMDIHEIEVWMYDQDHKAEEFAALR